TTCATGAGCGCGGGCCAGCGCTGCACCGCCGCGCGCCGGCTGATCGTCGACGAGGGAGTCCACGATCAACTGATCGATACGCTCAATACGTTGGTCGGCCGCATGATCGTCGATGAACCGCACGCCGCGCCCGCGCCATTCATGGGGCCGGTGATCGACAACGATTCGGCGGATATGCTGAGCGAGAGCTTCCTCGAACTGATGATCCGTGGCGGCCGCCCCATCCGCCATCTCGAACGCCCGAAGGCCGGCTTGCCCTTCCTGCTTCCGGCGATGATCGACACCACCGACATGGCCGAGCGCCCCGACATCGAGCTGTTCGGTCCGATCCTTCAGGTGATCCGCGCCAAGACGTTCGAAGACGCGATCGCCGAGGCGAACAACACCCGCTACGGCCTGTCGGCGACATTGCTCAGCCAGAACCCGGCGCTCTACGACCAGTTCTGGGCGAATGCGCGCGCCGGCATCGTCAACTGGAACAAGCCGACCAACGGCGCCTCGTCCGGCGCGCCCTTCGGCGGCATCGGCTGGTCGGGCAACCACCGCCCAAGCGCTTATTATGCGGCGGATTACTGCGCCTATCCGGTGGTTTCCAGCGAAGCCGAGCAGGCCCGCGCGAGCATCGGCGTCGGCCTGCGCGACGCCTGAGCACGGCTCGTCGCATCGCGTCGGCGGCATGCGACGAGCGGCGGAACCTCCAAGTCGGATGAGCGATTGAGCGACCGTGAACACCGAAACCACCGACCCGACTCGCTCACCGCGTTCCAACAAGCTCCGCCAGCAGGCCAGTAACTGCCTGTCGATCGCCGTCCGCGAAAAGACTCCCGATTTCGCCGCCGAACTGATCGACGAAGCGATCCGTCTGGCGCAGCGCGCCCGGGAACTGGATACGCTCAAGCGCTGAGCGAAACGCCGGACCGTTCCCCCGCGAAGGCGGGGGTCCAGAGCCAAACGGTGCCACGCTCCAGGTGTCGCACGAACCAAGCCGAAGCAAGTTTCCCTACCCGCCGCAAAAGCAGGCTTCGGTTGTACCGCCCCGCCAATTCTTGCATCGGGCGCATATGGCTACGCTGTTAGATCCCACCGCGCGCGGACGCGTCATCCTCGTCGGAGCCGGCCCCGGCGACCCCGGCCTGCTCACCGTTCGCGCGGTCGAGGCGCTCAAATCCGCCGACATCGTCGTCCATGATGGCCTGATCGACCCACGCGTACTCGATCTCGCCCCCGCCTCGGCACAGCGCATCTCGGTCGCCAAACGCCGCGCGCGCCATACGCTGCCGCAAGAGTCGATCAACGCGCTGATCATCGCGCATGTGAGGACCGGCGCAATCGTGGTGCGCCTGAAGGGCGGCGATCCGTTCATCTTCGGGCGTGGCGGCGAAGAGGTCGAGGCGGTGCGCGCCGCTGGCCTGCCGGTCGAGGTGATCCCCGGCGTGTCGGCCGCGCTCGGTTGCGCGGCGGAGGCGATGCTGCC
This genomic stretch from Sphingomonas panacis harbors:
- the cobA gene encoding uroporphyrinogen-III C-methyltransferase → MATLLDPTARGRVILVGAGPGDPGLLTVRAVEALKSADIVVHDGLIDPRVLDLAPASAQRISVAKRRARHTLPQESINALIIAHVRTGAIVVRLKGGDPFIFGRGGEEVEAVRAAGLPVEVIPGVSAALGCAAEAMLPLTHRDYSSAVSFVAGQCKGLADQDWSGLAGKGRTLVIYMGVATANDIADKLMRDGVAPDMPVATLERGTLAGARALRTLLADLGAMMAREKVASPAIIVVGEVVDLSDAQDRLGRWAAVAEGTFA